Part of the Leptospira sp. WS92.C1 genome is shown below.
TGCTTCTTTCTTTGGGGGGCGCGGTTGGAATCTCTTTGGGATTTTTAGGAAAACAGGATCCTTATCTGCCTTTTCGAATGGGTTCCGGTATCCTTTTGATTCTTGCTTTTTTAGTCCATCGACTTGCGCCGGGAGAAGAGTCGATTCGCACACAAAAGAAATATTCCTGGAAGGAATCCGGGGTCGTATTTTTGTCCCACCCTCTTCTTTTGTTTCCTCTTGCGTTTCAATTCTTAGATCGATTTACCTCCGGATATTTTATGAGCTCTCTCAATTTGCGACTTAGAGAGGAATTTTCGCTCAACCCTTCCGAAACGGGTCGTTTACTTTCCCTGGTTTTCCTTCCTATGGCGTTATTATCTTATCCCGCGATTCGTCTTTCTCGAAAGACAGGAAAATACTTTCCGGTTGCCTTCGGTTCCTTGATCTACGGGGTTTCACTTTCGTTTTCCGGAATGTTTCAAACGGTCGGTTGGATTGCGCTTTCTCTGCTATTTTGCGGACTTGGGGCGGGTCTGATGTTCGCCACTTCTTTGCGTTTGGCTTCTTCTCTTTGTACTCGGGAAAACAACGGGATCGTAATGGCGGGTTTGACTGGTTTTGGTTCTTTGGGCTTTTTTTTAGGGCCGATCTCTTCCGTGGGATTGGATCAGGCCGCCGTATCTTTGTTTCCGGCTTTTGGATTCTCTATGACTGCTTTGTTG
Proteins encoded:
- a CDS encoding MFS transporter gives rise to the protein MNPSSPKDNKKRSIYILPGAIFLAMLPVTMIVPIFKEIVKDRFQSGNSEVAWFLSIAMLGSFFFSPIAGFLSDFFRTRKKIIVIFCVVDALILSLLPYANNLPTLLILRFLEGGAHVFVIGLLLASVADFEHGESKLKSTSGALMGWSGMLLSLGGAVGISLGFLGKQDPYLPFRMGSGILLILAFLVHRLAPGEESIRTQKKYSWKESGVVFLSHPLLLFPLAFQFLDRFTSGYFMSSLNLRLREEFSLNPSETGRLLSLVFLPMALLSYPAIRLSRKTGKYFPVAFGSLIYGVSLSFSGMFQTVGWIALSLLFCGLGAGLMFATSLRLASSLCTRENNGIVMAGLTGFGSLGFFLGPISSVGLDQAAVSLFPAFGFSMTALLFGLAQIVIVLISIPFYKTLNQKEY